In Synechococcales cyanobacterium T60_A2020_003, one DNA window encodes the following:
- a CDS encoding damage-inducible protein DinB translates to MRDRTYAVTMAEYNEWMNQKIYAICAEIPDAVRKSDRGAFFKSIHGTLNHILYGDRAWMGRFTQQPFYAPNMGVDLYADFDDLHHARIAMDRTLLDWANELSEAWLQQPFEYTSNIDRVTRVLPTWVLVTHMFNHQTHHRGQVTTLLKQLGYDPGTTDLPWLPTLA, encoded by the coding sequence ATGCGCGATCGCACCTATGCCGTCACGATGGCGGAATACAACGAATGGATGAACCAAAAAATCTACGCCATCTGCGCCGAGATTCCCGATGCCGTTCGGAAGAGCGATCGCGGTGCCTTTTTCAAATCCATTCACGGCACGTTGAATCATATCCTCTATGGCGATCGCGCCTGGATGGGTCGCTTTACCCAGCAACCGTTCTACGCCCCGAATATGGGAGTTGACCTATATGCGGACTTTGACGACCTCCACCACGCCCGGATCGCCATGGATCGCACCCTTCTCGATTGGGCGAATGAATTATCCGAAGCGTGGTTGCAGCAACCGTTTGAATACACCAGCAACATCGATCGCGTTACGCGGGTGTTGCCGACTTGGGTACTGGTGACCCACATGTTCAACCATCAAACCCACCATCGGGGGCAAGTGACCACCCTGCTGAAGCAACTCGGTTACGACCCCGGAACTACGGATTTACCCTGGCTGCCCACCTTAGCGTGA
- a CDS encoding GNAT family N-acetyltransferase: MLHATVEKLQHSLFGETPFARVLLVEQSDQGVGVPLYYFRYSSFQARPGLWLDDLYLIPAVRHQGMGTALMIHLVRIVQQVNCTHIAWTASVNNASGIRFYEKIGGTVLEQRQDLFYFQLDEASMRSLVHQGAIAAA; the protein is encoded by the coding sequence GTGCTGCATGCGACCGTTGAAAAACTACAGCACAGTCTATTTGGCGAAACGCCGTTTGCGCGCGTTCTCTTGGTCGAACAATCGGATCAGGGGGTGGGGGTTCCCCTCTACTATTTTCGGTACTCGTCGTTTCAAGCCCGTCCTGGTCTCTGGCTCGATGATCTGTATCTTATCCCTGCGGTTCGGCATCAGGGTATGGGCACGGCACTGATGATCCACCTTGTCCGTATCGTCCAGCAGGTGAACTGCACCCACATTGCCTGGACGGCCAGTGTCAACAATGCATCGGGCATTCGGTTCTATGAAAAAATTGGGGGAACGGTGCTGGAGCAGCGTCAGGATTTGTTCTATTTTCAACTGGATGAAGCATCAATGCGATCGCTAGTTCATCAGGGGGCGATCGCAGCGGCGTAG